GCCGGCCTCGCCAAGACCGGTACCTGGCCGCCCGCCGACCGTACCGAGCACACGCGTGCGCAGGGCCCGGAGGCCCGGTCGTCGGATCAGGAGCCCTCGCGTCCGGGCGGGGCGTCCACGGGGACGGCCGCTTCCCGCACGGAGGCCGGCCCCGCGCCCGACTGGGCCGGGGACGTGCCGGTCACCGGCGATCCGGCACGCGACCTGGACCGGCTGCTGGACCGCTTTCGCGACGACATCCGCGACGCCGCCCGCGACCGGGGCGTCACGGACGAGCAGGTGGCAAAGGCCCGCGCCCACCTCGCCACGGCGGCCTCGCGCGTCGACGCGCTGCTGCGGAGCGCCGGCCCGCCCGACGGGGACGACCCGAAGGACCTCCGCAGGGCCTGAAGGGCCGTCACGCAGTGAGACCGCCGCCCGGGTCGGGGCGGCGGTCTCACCGGCTCCGGGCCCGGTGGGTGGCGTCGGGCGGACCGGCTCCGGGCCTGACGGCCGGCGGCCTCACCGGGCCCCGACCGCGACCACTCTCCCGGCGGCCGCCCGTACCGTCGGACGCCCGTCAGCCGGCTGCCGCCGCCCCGGCCGCTCCTCCCCCGCCCTCGCGCCCCGCCCCGTACAGCGCGCGCTCCACGGTCGCGTACGAGGCGCCGTGCTCCGCGAGTACGTCCGCCACCACTCCGGGCCGCGCGACGAGCGCCAGCAGCAGGTGCTCCCCGCCGATGAAGCGGTCCCCCCGGCCCACCGCGATGCGCAGGGAACCCTCCAGGACGCCCTTGGCGCCGGCGGTGAGCGGCCGGCGTCCGGACCGGCTTCGGCGCACCCGGCCGTCCTGCGCCAGCGCACCCTCGCCGTGCTCCTCCTCGATCCGGGCGACGATCTCGCCGACGTCGATGCCGAGCCCGGCCAGCGCCTGCGTGTCGGCCTTCGTCAGACCGCCCAGCCGACGGGCCTCGCCGAGCGCCGCTTGCAGGGAGGCCCGGCGGTCGGTCACCCCGAGCGCGGCGAGGGCGAACGCGGCCCGGCCCGAGTCCTGGTCCAGGAGAGAGAGCAGCAGGTGTTCCTCGGTGATGCCACCCTCCCCCGCACCCTGGGAGAAGGTGACGGCTCCGGCGACGGCGGCCCGGGCCTCCTTGGTGAATCGCTCGAACATCAGTTCCTCCCGTACTTCTTGTGCACGGCTTGCCTGCTGACGCCGAGTTCGGCGGCGACCTCCTGCCACGACCAGCCTTTGGCGCGGGCGCTTCTGACTTGTACGGCTTCGAGCTGCTCCAGCAGCCGCCGCAGCGCGGCGACGGCCCGCAGCCCGACGCGCGGATCGCGATCCCCGGCGCGTGCGGCCAGGTCCGTTGCTTCGGTCATGCTGTCAACATAAGTTGACATGCGGGGCACGTCAACCCCAGTTGACATGAGAGGCGGCCGGGCGGTTCACGCACGAGGCCGGGGGCGCGGCGCGTGTCACACCGGCAGCCGGTTGGATCGGGCGGCGGCCGGGCCTAGGGTCGGGGCATGTTCGCCGCCTACGCAGCCCGCATCGACCGCGAGAACCCCCTGTCCGGCCTGGAACTGGGCGAACGCCCCGCTCCCGGGTCCCGCCCCGGCTGGACCACCGTCGAGGTCCGCGCCGCCTCGCTCAACCACCACGACCTCTGGTCGCTGCGCGGAGTGGGCATCACGGAGGACCGGTTGCCGATGATCCTCGGTTGCGACGCGGCCGGCGTCGACGAGGACGGCAACGAGGTCGTGGTGCACTCGGTGATCGGCCAGACAGGTCACGGGGTCGGACCGAAGGAGCCGCGTTCCATCTTGACCGAGCGCTACCAGGGCACCTTCGCCGAGCGGGTCACCGTGCCCTCCTGGAACGTACTGCCCAAGCCGAAGGAGTTGAGCTTCGAGCAGGCCGCCTGCCTGCCGACCGCCTGGCTCACCGCGTACCGGATGCTCTTCACCAACGCCGGTGTGCGCCCGGGCGATCGCGTCCTCGTCCAGGGCGCGGGGGGCGGGGTCGCCACCGCCGCCATCGTCCTCGGCCGCGCGGCCGGCCTACGGGTCTACGCGACCAGCCGGGACGAGGCGAAGCGGAGGCGCGCGATCGAACTGGGTGCCGTCGACGCCTTCGAGCCGGGCGCCCGCCTGCCCGAACGCGTGGACGCGGTCATCGAGACGGTCGGCGCCGCGACCTGGTCCCACTCGGTGAAGTCCCTGCGCCCCGGCGGCACTCTCGTCATCTCCGGTGCCACCAGCGGCGATCGACCCTCGCACGCCGAGCTGACCAGGGTCTTCTTCCTCGAACTCAAGATCGTCGGCTCCACGATGGGTTCCAAGGACGAGCTGGAGGACCTGCTCGCCTTCTGCGCGGCGACCGGCGTACGGCCCGTGATCGACGCGGTCCTGCCGCTGGACCGGGCCCGCGAGGGCTTCGAACGCATGCTCACGGGCGACCAGTTCGGCAAGATCGTACTGACCCCCGCCTGACCCTCTCCCGACCGTCCTCGCCGCAAAGTGGAGGGCGGCACGAATCGCACCGTGAGCAGGGGCTACAGTCCCTGCTCATGACAAACGAGTCGTGTGCAGGCTGGTACCGGGACCACTTGGGTTCCGACGCGGCCACCGTCTTCGCTGACGGCGGAGTGATCAAGCTGCGCATCCGGGGTGTCGACTTCGAGGGCAAGCGCCTCGACGACCTCCGCCCGGTGGTGTACCCGCTCCCGGACGGCGCCACGTTCGCCCTGGCGGACGGCGCCCTGACCGACTGCGTCCTGGAGTGGGACCAGCCGGTGGTCATCGTCACCGGGGAGACCGAACGGCCCGCGACGATGAGCTGCCTCTTCTCCCTGCGCCGCTCGGACCCGGACGTGCACCTCGCCCTTCACTTGGACGGCGCGCTCTACGAATCGGCGCGCGCCGAACGCGACTTCGCCGCGGCCCTGGCCGCGATACGCGGCGTCCTGCCGCAGGACACCCGGCTGCGGGCTCCGGCTCTCTGACCGGGCCTGCCGGTCCGGGCGCGGGGGATTGGGCGTGGGGTTCGGGCGCGGGGGCCCGGCCGCGGGCCGCACGCACGGGCACGAACGCGGGCGCCGAACTCCCCGAAGCCGGAATTCGTTCCCCGATCTGCCGACAGCGAGGCCAGGTTCCCTTCCCCTGCGAACAGGGGCAGAGTCGAACCATGAAGATCCTGATTCTGGGCGGCACGGGGTTCGTCGGACGGTCCGTCACCGAGGCGGCGCTCGGGCGCGGCTGGGACGTCACCGTGTTCAACCGGGGCCGCGGGCGGCCCGCCCCCGGCGCGGCGGCGCTGAGGGGCGACCGGACGGCGGGGAAGGCCGGTCTGGCGGCGCTGGAGAGCGGCGAGTGGGACGCGGTGGTCGACACCTGGTCCGGCGCTCCCTCGGCGGTGCGGGACGCGGCCCGGCTGCTCGCGGACCGGGCCGGCCACTACACGTACGTCTCCACCCGCTCGGTGTACGCGTACCCGACACCCGCCGGGCTGCCGGAGGACGGCCCGCTGGTGTCCGGTGCGTCTCCGGACGAGGAGGGGGACGTCCCGTACCCGCAGGCCAAGCTCGGCGGCGAGCTGGCCGCGCTCGGCGCCTTCGGCGACCGCGCCCTGCTGGCACGTCCCGGCCTGATCCTCGGCCCGTACGAGAACATCGGACGGCTCCCGTGGTGGCTGAACCGGACGGCCCGGGGCGGCCCGGTCCTGGCGCCGGGCCCCCGGGACAGCCCGCTCCAGTACATCGACGCCCGCGACCTGGCGGTGTGGGTGCTGGACGCGGCGGAGCAGCGCCTCAACGGCCCGTACAACACCGTCAGCGCGTCCGGTCACGCCACCATGGGTGAGCTGCTGGACGCCTGCGTCCGGGTCACCGGGTCCGACGCCGAGCTTCGTTGGACCGACCCGGCGACCATCCTCGCGGCAGGCGTGGAGCCCTGGACCGAGCTCCCGATCTGGCTGCCCGAGGGAGAGCTGCACGACGCCCTCCACCGCGGCGACGTCGGCAAGGCTCTCGCCGCCGGGATGCGCTGCCGCCCCGTCTCCGAGACCGTCGCCGACACCTGGACCTGGCTGAAGTCGATGGGCGGGGTCGCCCCGCAACGCCCCGACCGGCCTCCCGTCGGCCTCGCCCCGGAGGTGGAAGCCCGCCTGCTGGCAGTCGGCTGAGGAACTCGCCGCCCCGCTACCGTGACTCCATGACGGAACTCCTCCACCTCACCGAGCCGGGTCTCTGGGCAGCGGCCCTGCACGACGGCGCCCACACCTGGTCCACCCGGGGCCGCACCCTCCAGCAGGAGGGCTACATCCACCTCTCCCACCCCCACCAACTCCCCGCCGTGGCCCGCATGCTGTACGGCTCCGAGGAGGTGGAGCTGGTCGTCCTGGTCATCGACCCGGCCCGCCTCACCGCGCCCCTGCGCCACGAGGCCATGACCGAGGGCGGCGAGGAGTTCCCGCACCTGTACGGGCCGCTGCCGGTGGACGCGGTGGTCGAGGTACGGCCGTGGCCGGGTCCCGCGACCGGGGCCGGTGGGGGCACGACCTCACGCTGACCAGGCACCCTCGTCCGGGGAGCTGCGGATTCCGTCCAGCAACGCGGCGACCAGTCCATCGGCCCGCTCCGGCGCCTCGGCGGACCGCCCGGTGAGCAGCAGATAGAGGGTGGAGCCGATGAGGGCGTCCACCACCGCGTCCACGTCGGTGCCGGGGCGGAACTCACCCGCCTCCACACCCGCGCGCAACAGTGCGGCGAGCGCCTCGTGCTGATCCCGTGTGTGGTCGCGGTAGAGCGAGTCCGCGTCCCTGGGGTTCTCCGCTGCGGCCGCCGTGAGGGCCAGCACCAGCGCGGAGTTGTCCGGATCGGTGACCGCGTGGGCGTGGGTCCGGAACCACGCGACGACGGCATGTGCCACGTGCCCGGCCTCCGGTACCGGAATCTGCCCCTCGGGTGCGGCTGCGAGGTACGCGCGCCGGGTGACATCGCCGACCAGTGCCGTCCTGGACGGCCAGCGGCGGTACACGGTCGGCTTGCCGACCCCCGCCCGCGCGGCGACCTTCTCCATCGAGAGGCCCGCGTACCCGTCCTGGAGCAGCAGCTCCTGCGCGGCGTCCAGGATCGCCCGGTCCGTCTGCACATCCCTGGGCCTGCCAGGCCGCCGTACCTATCCCCTGTCCAAGTACGCCAACCGGCTGCGGGTCCAGGCCGCCGCCACCGACTGGGGCCGACGCGGGGCACGGGTCAACTCCATCAGCCCCGGCGTCATCTCCACGCCCATGGGGCGTCAGGAGCTGGACGGCGAGAGCGGCCGGCACATGCGGGCGATGGTGCAAGCCTCCGGCACCGGGCGCCTCGGCACCGCCGACGACATCGCGGCCGCGGCCGCGTTCCTCCTGGGCCCCGACGCGAGTTTCGTGACCGGAAACGACCTGCTGGTCGACGGTGGCGTGGTCGCCGCCCTCCGCTCCGGCCGCCTCAGCAGGGGGGCGTGAGACAGGGCGGACAGCGGTGCCCGTGGACCGGACTCGGCCGGAACGTGCACTCGTCGTAGATCCGGTCCCGGACACGTCGGTACTCGGCGTCGAACAGTTCGGCCACGACGTTCTCCCTCGTGGCTCGACCGGATCGAGTCGGCGGCGTGAGCACCGGAGTTGGGCCCTTCACGGAATTCCGCCCCCGCCACTCGGACCATCGGGACATGCCCGAGAACAGGAGACCGCCTGATAACCTGCGCTCTTCTCCGGTCACCCGGACGGAGTCCCCCCGGCAGGTCTTCATGTCTAGCTCCGAGCAGCTCACGGCCGCTCTCGACGCCTTGGACCACGCCTTCGCCTCAGAGGCCCCCTTCCGCGTCACGGGGTGCACGTACTGCTACGACGAGCGGGACTTCGCCCAACTCTCCGGCCCGCTGCACCTCATGGCCGACCGCCTGGTCTCCTCGGTCGCAGCGAAGACGCCTGATCATTGGGAGGACTTCCCCCGCCTCTACCGTCGTCTCGTCCCACGCGTCATTCGCCCACTCGTCACGGGTCGGCTCCATGTCGACGAGGAACTCATCGCCTCCCGCCTGGTTCAGGCGGGATGGACCACCTGGGACCCGCCCTTGACCGAGGCGCTTCGGGACGTCTGGTCAACGTGGTGGCAGAGCACGCTGCGCACCCACCCCAGCCCCGTACCCGTCAGGAACTCCCTCAGCGTCATCACCGTGGCCACCCACAGCCTGCGCCCATGGCTGAACACATGGGCCGCGACCCGCACCCCGGCCGCCGACGCGCACTTGACGGACCTCGTCGACGACGTGATGTTCGAGTTCGAGATCACCGACCTGCGCATGGGCTTCTACGAGGAGTACGACGCCGCAGCCGAGCTGCTGGGCTGGCTCCTCTCGGACGTGCGCGACCGTGTCGTCGACGTACGTCTCGACGACCCGTACCTCCACGAGCGCCTTCGGGCATCCGCTCAGCGGTCCCACTGATCCGCTTCGCCCTCCGCGTCCCCCGAGAGGACCACTCCCCGGCGTTCCCGCGCGGAACGTGTCGCGCAGGGGGCGGGTCGGCCTGTGCTGCCGGGCGGAAACGACCGCACCCGGCCCGCCATGGACGCCGTGCTCGGCGGCCTGCGGACCGGGTGCGGACCGGTAGGGAGTCCGACCAGCGAAACCGCAGGTCAGACGGCCCAACCAGAGATCAAGCCTTCTTGGTCTCCCAGAAGATCTTGTCGATCTCGGCGATCAGGTCCAGGGCCTTCTGGCCCGTGGCCGGGTCGTTCGACGCCTTGGCGGCGGAGAGCGCCTTCAGGGTGTCGTTGACCAGCTGGTGCAGCTGGGGGTACTTCTCGAAGTGCGGGGCCTTGAAGTAGTCGCTCCAGAGCACGGAGACGTGGTGCTTCGCGAGCTCCGCACGCTGTTCCTTGATCAGGACCGAGCGGGTGCGGAAGTCCGCGTCCTCGTTGGCCTGGTACTTCTCCTGGACGGCCTTGACGGACTCCGCCTCGATGCGGGCCTGGGCCGGGTCGTACACGCCGCAGGGCAGGTCGCAGTGGGCGCTGACCTTCACCTTGGGGGCAAACAGGCGGGAGAGCATGGAGCTGTCCTTCCTCGTGATCGTCTTCTCAGGTGGGACATTACTCCGTGGAGCACCTGTTTCAGCGAGTGCCCCCGTGGGCTTAGGTCAAAAGTCCGGGGCGAGGACGAGCCTTCCGGGCCGAATGTACGAGCGACGCCCGAAGGGGTGTACTGGACGCGGACGAACGGACCGGGGAGGTAGCGGAGATGGCGGAGCCGGCGCAGGGGCCCGGGGACGGGCGGGCGGCAGGGGTGCGGTTTCAGGTGGTGGAGGTGACGGGGCCTTCGATGGTGCCGACGCTGTATCACGGTGACCGGCTCCTGGTGCGGTACGGGGCGCCCGTGCGGCCGGGGGACGTGGTGATCCTGCGCCACCCCTTCCAGCAGGACCTGCTGGTGGTGAAGCGGGCCACCGAGCGCCGCCCGGGCGGCTGGTGGGTGCTGGCGGACAACACGTTCGCGGGCGGGGACAGCACGGTGTACGGGACCGTCCCGGAGGATCTCGTGCTGGCCCGGGCGCACCTGCGGTTCCGGCCACTGAGGAAGGATCAGCGCTCGCCGCTGGGGGTGCTCGGCTGGGCGGCCTCGGCGGTGCGGCCGTTGTCGGCGGAGCGGTCTGCCTCCAGGCGCTTGCGGGCCCGGTAGGCGGCGACGTTGGCGCGGGTCGCGCAGCGGTCGGAGCAGTAGCGCCGCGACCGGTTGGTGGAGGTGTCGAGGTAGGCGTTGCGGCACGGCGGCGCCTCGCAGAGGCCCAGCCGGTCCACGCCGTGGGTGGTGAGGTGGAAGGCGAGCCCCATCGCGGCGATGGCGGCGTACCCGGCCGTGGCGTTGGACGGGTGGTCCGCCAGATGCATGTGCCAGTCCGGCTTCCCGGTGCCGTCCAGGGTGTCGTGGCCGGAGATCTGCGGGCTGACGGGGAACTCCAGCAGCAGGGAGTTCAGCAGGTCGACCGCGAGGGTCTCGTCGCCTCCGTCCGCCGCCTCGAAGACCGCGCGCAGCCGGCCCCGTACGGAACGGAAGCGGGTCACGTCGGCTTCGGTCGCCCGCCGGGCCGCCTGGGAGTTGCCCGCGAAGAGGTCACGGACGGCGTCGACCGAGGTGAGCACGTCCTTGTTGCGGACCGGCTCCTCGGTGTTGACCAGACGCACGGCGTAGTCCGAGTAATAGGCCAGTTCCACTTGTCGTCCTTACAGCGTGGGTCTAAAGTTCCCTGCAACCAGCAGTGTAATGGTCCATTGCGCAATTTGGGTATTACATCAGAGGTGCGGGTTGACATGACGGACACCGAGGTGACGGGCTCGGCGGCAGGCACCGACTGGCGTTCCTGGCAGGAGAGCTGGGACCGCCGGCAGGAGTGGTACGTGCCGGGCCGCGAGGAACGCTTCCGGATCATGCTCGACGTGGTCGAGGCCGTGGTCGGCCCCGAGCCGAGCGTGCTCGATCTCGCCTGCGGTACGGGAAGTATTACGGACCGGCTGCTTCGCCGGTTCCCGAAGGCCACCAGCACCGGCGTGGATCTCGACCCCGCGCTGCTCGCCATCACCCGCGGCACCTTCGACGGCGACGACCGGGTCACCCTCGTCACCGCCGGCCTCAAGGACCCCGCCTGGACCGAGGCGCTCCCCCGTACCCCCTACGACGCGGTGCTCACGGCCACCGCACTCCACTGGTTCCCTCGTGAGCCGCTCGCCGCGCTCTACGGGCAGGTCGGCGAACTGGTGCGGGACGGCGGGGCGTTCATGAACGCCGACCACATGACCGACGGGTCCACCCCCCGCCTCGACGCGGCCGAACGCGCCCACCGGCACGCCGGGATGGACCGGGCCAAGGCGGCGGGCGCGCTGGACCGGGCCGAGTGGTGGGGCGAGGCCGCGAAGGACCCGGTGCTCGCCGGGCCGACCGCCGAGCGGTTCGCGATCTAGGGCGACCACGCCGACGGGGAGGCCCCCTCGGCGGACTGGCACGCCCGTACGCTGCGCGCGTCCGGCTTCGGCGAGGCGCGGACGGTCTGGGCCTCGCCCTCCGAAGCGGTGGTGCCGGCGCCGAAGTGACGCCCGGCGGGCGGCGGGGGCGGTACGGAGAGGGTTCCGTACCGCCCCCGCCCCCGCCGCCGTGTCCCGGCACGGACGAAAGCACGGAAAGCGCCCCGGCACGGAACACGCCTCCGATTCCTCGCGTCCGGCCGCAACCTCCGACGCGGTCCGGCGCACTGGAAGGGGTGAGACGGTCCGCGCCCGCGGGCCCGGAGAGGGGCGGGAATGCGGACCGACGAGGATGCCGCGCTGCACGCCTTCGTGGAGAGCCGGCGCACCGCGCTGTTCCGCAGCGCCTACCTGCTGTGCGGCGACCGCCACGAGGCCGAGGACCTGGTGCAGACGGCGCTCGTGAAGGTGGTGGTCGGCGGCCGGCGGCACGGGCGGCTCGACGACATCGAGGCGTACGCGCGCAAGACGCTGGTCAACACCTTCATCGCGTCCCGACGCAGGTTCTGGCGGCGGGAGCAGCCCTTCGGCGAGCTGCCCGACCGCGCGGCCGGCCACGAGGACAGCGACACCGGCCTCCAGGTGCGGGCGGCGCTCGCCGGGCTCACGGCCAAGCAGCGCGCGGTTCTGGTCCTGCGGTACTGGGAGGACCTGAGCGTCGAGGCCACGGCGGACCTGCTCGGAATGCGGCAGAACACGGTCAAGAGCCACACGGCTCGGGGATTGGCGGCGCTGCGCGCCGGGATGACGGAGGAATTGGTGTGAGCGACGACGTGAGGAAGTTGCTGGAACGGGCCGCGCTGGACGCCGGCCGGCCGGTGCTGTCGACGGAGGCGGTGTACGCGGGAGCGGCCCGGGTGCGGTTCCGGCGGCGTGCCGCGGTCGCGTGCGCGGCGCTGGCGGTCGTGGCGGCGGGGGCGGTCGCGGTGCCCCGGCTGAAGCAGGACCCCTCGCTGGACCGGATCTCGGTCGCGGCGTCCACCGGCACCGCCGGGGCGGACAAGGCGAGCCGGGTCGCCGCCCTGCTGCCCGCGGGGGTCGGCAGGCTGGAAGAGGTCTCGTTCGCGGTGCTCATCAAGCACGTGAAGCCGGGCGAGGGAAAGCGGGACCACCTCGGTCCGCTGGACGGGGAGTACGCGGTCCACCGGGACGGCGGGGTCGGTTACCTGGCGTTCGAGGTCAGGAGCGCGAAGGAGGTCGCGGCGAAGAGCGGCGACCGGGTGCCGGTCGCGGACCAGGACCTGTGCGAGGCCGAGGGCAAGGAGCCGCCGCGGGTCGACTGTGTGCGCGAGGTGCTGCCGGACGGACGGACCCTCACCACCTGGAGCGACGCCATGGACTACGGGGACGGGACGCCCCAGTGGGGTCCGGAGATCGACGGGCGGCTGACCCTGGAGGACGGCAGCGTGCTGGTGCTCCGTTCCAGCACGGGGTTCGAGGCCAAGGGGGCGCAGGGGCCGCTGCTGAAGACCCCGCCGCTGAACAGCGCCCAGGTTCGTGACCTGCTGACCCGGCCGGAGCTGCTGCCGGCGAAGTGACGCGGACGACGCGGGGCGGTGGAGACCGGAGAGTCTCCACCGCCCCGTATCCGCGTCCGCTACAGGACCTTGGAGAGGAACGCCTGCGTCCGCTCGTGCCGCGGGTTCGTCAGCACGTCCCTCGGGTGGCCGGACTCGACGACCACGCCGTCGTCCATGAAGACGAGCGCGTCCCCGACCTCGCGGGCGAAGCCCATCTCGTGGGTGACGACGATCATCGTCATGCCGTCCTCGGCCAGTCCCCGCATGACGTCCAGGACGTCACCGACCAGCTCCGGGTCGAGCGCCGAGGTGGGCTCGTCGAAGAGCATCAGCTTCGGCTCCATGGCCAGGGCGCGGGCGATGGCCACGCGCTGCTGCTGTCCGCCGGAGAGCTGCGAGGGGAAGTTGCCGGCCTTGTCCGCCAGGCCCACCCGGTCGAGCAGCCGCTCCGCGCGTTCGCGGGCCTCGGCCCGGGGCAGGCGCAGCACCTGGACCGGGGCCTCCATGACGTTCTCGACGGCCGTCATGTGCGGGAACAGGTTGAAGCGCTGGAAGACCATGCCGATGTCCCGGCGCCGCAGGGCGACTTCGCGGTCCTTGAGCTCGTACAGCTTGCCGCCGTGCTCGCGGTAGCCGACGAGTTCGCCGTCGACGGAGAGCCGTCCGGCGTTGATCTTCTCCAGGTGGTTGATGCACCGCAGGAAGGTCGACTTGCCGGAACCGGAGGGTCCGATCAGGCAGAAGACCTCTCCGGGGGCGACCTCCAGGTCGATGCCCTTGAGGACGTGCGCGGGGCCGTAGGACTTGTGGACGCCCTCGGCCTTCACCATGGCGGTCATGCGACGCCTCCCTTGGGACGGCTCAGCGTCAGCATGTTGGCCTTGATCTTCTGGAACGGGGTGGGCGGAAGACTGCGGCTCGACCCGCGCGCGAAGCGGCGCTCCAGGTAGTACTGGCCGACGCTCAGCACCGAGGTCGCCACCATGTACCAGACGGCCGCCAGGAACAGCATCTCGACGGTGGCGCCGGAGGACTGGGAGACGTTCTGGGTGGAGCGCAGCAGTTCGCCGTACTGGACGGCGACCGCGAGCGAGGAGGTCTTGAGCATGTTGATGACCTCGTTGCCCGTGGGCGGCACGATGACGCGCATCGCCTGCGGGACGACGATCCGGCGCAGCGTCCTGCCGTGGGTCATGCCGAGCGCGTGCGCCGCCTCGGTCTGGCCCTCGTCGACGGACTGGAGGCCGGCCCGGCAGATCTCCGCCATGTAGGCGGCCTCGTTGAGTCCGAGGCCGAGCAGGGCGCAGAGGAACGGGGTCATGAAGTTCGACCACTCGTCCCGGTAGATCGGCCCGAGGTCGATGTACTTGAAGACGAGGCCGAGGTTGAACCAGACGAGCAGCTGTACGTAGACCGGGGTGCCGCGGAAGAACCAGATGTAGCCCCAGGCGACGGACGAGGTCACCGGGTTCTTGGAGAGCCGCATCACCGCGAGCACCACGCCGAGGACGATGCCGATCGTCATGGCCAGCAGGGTGATGACGACGGTGTTCCTGACCCCGTCGAGGATCTGGTCGTTGAAGAAGTAGTCGGGTATCGCGCCCCAGTTGATGTCGCCCTGGGAGAACGCGTAGACCAGCGAGGCGAGCAGGCCGAGCACCACGA
The DNA window shown above is from Streptomyces sp. NBC_00247 and carries:
- the sodX gene encoding nickel-type superoxide dismutase maturation protease, translating into MAEPAQGPGDGRAAGVRFQVVEVTGPSMVPTLYHGDRLLVRYGAPVRPGDVVILRHPFQQDLLVVKRATERRPGGWWVLADNTFAGGDSTVYGTVPEDLVLARAHLRFRPLRKDQRSPLGVLGWAASAVRPLSAERSASRRLRAR
- a CDS encoding Clp protease N-terminal domain-containing protein, with the protein product MFERFTKEARAAVAGAVTFSQGAGEGGITEEHLLLSLLDQDSGRAAFALAALGVTDRRASLQAALGEARRLGGLTKADTQALAGLGIDVGEIVARIEEEHGEGALAQDGRVRRSRSGRRPLTAGAKGVLEGSLRIAVGRGDRFIGGEHLLLALVARPGVVADVLAEHGASYATVERALYGAGREGGGGAAGAAAAG
- a CDS encoding amino acid ABC transporter ATP-binding protein, which encodes MVKAEGVHKSYGPAHVLKGIDLEVAPGEVFCLIGPSGSGKSTFLRCINHLEKINAGRLSVDGELVGYREHGGKLYELKDREVALRRRDIGMVFQRFNLFPHMTAVENVMEAPVQVLRLPRAEARERAERLLDRVGLADKAGNFPSQLSGGQQQRVAIARALAMEPKLMLFDEPTSALDPELVGDVLDVMRGLAEDGMTMIVVTHEMGFAREVGDALVFMDDGVVVESGHPRDVLTNPRHERTQAFLSKVL
- a CDS encoding amino acid ABC transporter permease, producing MTDIDTPGPAKTPPAPADGPEPIRAVPVRHYGRYLAAIVVLGLLASLVYAFSQGDINWGAIPDYFFNDQILDGVRNTVVITLLAMTIGIVLGVVLAVMRLSKNPVTSSVAWGYIWFFRGTPVYVQLLVWFNLGLVFKYIDLGPIYRDEWSNFMTPFLCALLGLGLNEAAYMAEICRAGLQSVDEGQTEAAHALGMTHGRTLRRIVVPQAMRVIVPPTGNEVINMLKTSSLAVAVQYGELLRSTQNVSQSSGATVEMLFLAAVWYMVATSVLSVGQYYLERRFARGSSRSLPPTPFQKIKANMLTLSRPKGGVA
- a CDS encoding zinc-binding dehydrogenase, with amino-acid sequence MFAAYAARIDRENPLSGLELGERPAPGSRPGWTTVEVRAASLNHHDLWSLRGVGITEDRLPMILGCDAAGVDEDGNEVVVHSVIGQTGHGVGPKEPRSILTERYQGTFAERVTVPSWNVLPKPKELSFEQAACLPTAWLTAYRMLFTNAGVRPGDRVLVQGAGGGVATAAIVLGRAAGLRVYATSRDEAKRRRAIELGAVDAFEPGARLPERVDAVIETVGAATWSHSVKSLRPGGTLVISGATSGDRPSHAELTRVFFLELKIVGSTMGSKDELEDLLAFCAATGVRPVIDAVLPLDRAREGFERMLTGDQFGKIVLTPA
- the sodN gene encoding superoxide dismutase, Ni, whose amino-acid sequence is MLSRLFAPKVKVSAHCDLPCGVYDPAQARIEAESVKAVQEKYQANEDADFRTRSVLIKEQRAELAKHHVSVLWSDYFKAPHFEKYPQLHQLVNDTLKALSAAKASNDPATGQKALDLIAEIDKIFWETKKA
- a CDS encoding TetR/AcrR family transcriptional regulator, coding for MEKVAARAGVGKPTVYRRWPSRTALVGDVTRRAYLAAAPEGQIPVPEAGHVAHAVVAWFRTHAHAVTDPDNSALVLALTAAAAENPRDADSLYRDHTRDQHEALAALLRAGVEAGEFRPGTDVDAVVDALIGSTLYLLLTGRSAEAPERADGLVAALLDGIRSSPDEGAWSA
- a CDS encoding helix-turn-helix domain-containing protein produces the protein MTEATDLAARAGDRDPRVGLRAVAALRRLLEQLEAVQVRSARAKGWSWQEVAAELGVSRQAVHKKYGRN
- a CDS encoding DUF6304 family protein: MTNESCAGWYRDHLGSDAATVFADGGVIKLRIRGVDFEGKRLDDLRPVVYPLPDGATFALADGALTDCVLEWDQPVVIVTGETERPATMSCLFSLRRSDPDVHLALHLDGALYESARAERDFAAALAAIRGVLPQDTRLRAPAL
- a CDS encoding CGNR zinc finger domain-containing protein; the encoded protein is MELAYYSDYAVRLVNTEEPVRNKDVLTSVDAVRDLFAGNSQAARRATEADVTRFRSVRGRLRAVFEAADGGDETLAVDLLNSLLLEFPVSPQISGHDTLDGTGKPDWHMHLADHPSNATAGYAAIAAMGLAFHLTTHGVDRLGLCEAPPCRNAYLDTSTNRSRRYCSDRCATRANVAAYRARKRLEADRSADNGRTAEAAQPSTPSGER
- a CDS encoding SigE family RNA polymerase sigma factor encodes the protein MRTDEDAALHAFVESRRTALFRSAYLLCGDRHEAEDLVQTALVKVVVGGRRHGRLDDIEAYARKTLVNTFIASRRRFWRREQPFGELPDRAAGHEDSDTGLQVRAALAGLTAKQRAVLVLRYWEDLSVEATADLLGMRQNTVKSHTARGLAALRAGMTEELV
- a CDS encoding DUF952 domain-containing protein; its protein translation is MTELLHLTEPGLWAAALHDGAHTWSTRGRTLQQEGYIHLSHPHQLPAVARMLYGSEEVELVVLVIDPARLTAPLRHEAMTEGGEEFPHLYGPLPVDAVVEVRPWPGPATGAGGGTTSR
- a CDS encoding NAD-dependent epimerase/dehydratase family protein, producing the protein MKILILGGTGFVGRSVTEAALGRGWDVTVFNRGRGRPAPGAAALRGDRTAGKAGLAALESGEWDAVVDTWSGAPSAVRDAARLLADRAGHYTYVSTRSVYAYPTPAGLPEDGPLVSGASPDEEGDVPYPQAKLGGELAALGAFGDRALLARPGLILGPYENIGRLPWWLNRTARGGPVLAPGPRDSPLQYIDARDLAVWVLDAAEQRLNGPYNTVSASGHATMGELLDACVRVTGSDAELRWTDPATILAAGVEPWTELPIWLPEGELHDALHRGDVGKALAAGMRCRPVSETVADTWTWLKSMGGVAPQRPDRPPVGLAPEVEARLLAVG